Proteins encoded in a region of the Vicia villosa cultivar HV-30 ecotype Madison, WI linkage group LG5, Vvil1.0, whole genome shotgun sequence genome:
- the LOC131606998 gene encoding protein SODIUM POTASSIUM ROOT DEFECTIVE 2-like gives MKGIDMFCSSPASTAIIHTTIDQRSMLRQSKSTKTYDHDRRKNKNQLHQVPCLSQLPINPIPFFEKHRKSSSSADKQKSTTDLTRRKSSVDSSSQRYLLDDTPFIDWVSESNKILVPQLNVKDMSNDTKTLKRNDSHALTISSTSSANSSKDQVVVLRVSLHCKACEGKVRKHISKMQGVRSFSIEMEKKKVTIIGDVTPLGVLTSVSKVKSAQLWQSTTSAVSSSSSKIH, from the exons ATGAAAGGAATAGACATGTTCTGTTCTTCCCCAGCTTCAACAGCAATAATACATACTACAATAGATCAACGTTCCATGCTACGTCAAAGCAAAAGCACCAAAACCTACGATCATGATAGaaggaaaaacaaaaatcaacttcATCAAGTTCCTTGTTTATCTCAATTACCTATCAATCCTATACCTTTCTTTGAGAAACATAGAAAGAGTTCATCTTCAGCAGATAAACAAAAAAGTACTACTGATCTCACACGTAGAAAAAGCTCCGTTGATTCGTCTTCGCAAAGATATCTTCTTGATGATACGCCGTTCATCGATTGGGTATCTGAATCCAACAAAATATTGGTTCCTCAGCTTAATGTTAAAGACATGTCTAATGATACAAAAACATTGAAAAGAAACGATTCTCATGCTCTTACTATTAGCTCCACTTCATCAGCTAATTCCTCCAAGGACCAG GTTGTGGTTTTGAGGGTGTCATTGCACTGCAAAGCCTGTGAAGGAAAAGTCAGAAAACATATCTCAAAAATGCAAG GAGTGAGATCATTCAGTATAGAAATGGAGAAAAAGAAAGTAACAATAATTGGAGACGTGACGCCATTAGGTGTACTGACAAGTGTATCCAAGGTGAAAAGTGCACAGCTATGGCAGTCTACAACATCAGCagtatcatcatcttcttctaagATACACTAA